One stretch of Gemmatimonadota bacterium DNA includes these proteins:
- a CDS encoding serine hydrolase, translating into MVKRAGVTVLLVILWAAGILGGALFGWWRRPLAPTDDPRAFMQAAIPIINAGNRANTAVILIRRGAIGAEFYSASRDTIDRNSVFATASVSKWIPAHAVMKLLEQGKLDLDRPVGGLPHAMAPSINRVRFA; encoded by the coding sequence ATGGTGAAACGCGCCGGCGTGACCGTGCTGCTGGTCATCTTGTGGGCCGCCGGGATTCTCGGTGGCGCACTCTTTGGCTGGTGGCGGCGACCGCTTGCGCCCACGGATGATCCCCGCGCCTTCATGCAAGCCGCCATCCCCATCATCAACGCGGGGAATCGCGCCAACACTGCCGTCATCCTGATCAGGAGAGGCGCCATCGGCGCTGAGTTCTATTCCGCGAGTCGCGACACCATCGACCGGAATAGCGTCTTCGCCACCGCGTCCGTGAGCAAGTGGATCCCGGCACATGCCGTCATGAAGCTGTTGGAGCAAGGCAAGCTGGACCTCGATCGACCGGTTGGAGGGCTACCTCACGCGATGGCACCTTCCATCAACCGCGTTCGATTCGCGTGA
- a CDS encoding serine hydrolase — MEGAGLAIAAVRGDSVIMLKGYGVRTVGGTDSVNAQTMFAIGSSSKAFTAATLEMLADEGRIRFDNR, encoded by the coding sequence GTGGAAGGTGCCGGGCTCGCGATTGCGGCTGTCCGGGGCGACTCGGTGATCATGCTCAAGGGCTACGGCGTCCGCACGGTCGGCGGGACCGACTCGGTGAACGCCCAGACGATGTTCGCGATCGGCTCCTCCTCGAAGGCCTTTACCGCCGCGACGCTCGAGATGCTCGCCGACGAGGGGAGAATCCGCTTCGACAATCGCTGA
- a CDS encoding beta-lactamase family protein, whose translation MTEYLPWFEMYDPWVTREITVRDLLLHRSGMSRGDNIWYATTNSREDIVRSIRRLAPTTSFRSHFQYQNLMYITAGEVAHAVTGQSWDDLIKSRIFAPLRMTSSNTSVRELAGNPNVATPHAELGGVVTAIPYRNIDNAGAAGSINSNAADMAQWLPLVDQQRLLRGSDC comes from the coding sequence CTGACCGAGTACCTCCCGTGGTTCGAGATGTACGACCCGTGGGTCACCCGCGAGATCACGGTGCGCGATCTCCTGCTGCATCGCAGCGGGATGAGCCGCGGCGACAACATCTGGTATGCCACCACGAACAGTCGGGAGGACATCGTCCGGTCGATCCGACGACTCGCGCCGACCACCAGCTTTCGCTCGCACTTCCAGTACCAGAACCTGATGTACATCACCGCCGGCGAGGTGGCGCACGCGGTGACGGGACAGAGCTGGGACGACCTGATCAAGTCCCGGATCTTCGCACCCCTCCGCATGACGTCGTCCAACACGTCGGTAAGGGAGCTGGCAGGCAATCCGAACGTCGCCACCCCACACGCGGAACTCGGCGGTGTGGTCACGGCGATCCCGTATCGGAACATCGACAACGCGGGGGCAGCCGGGTCGATCAACTCCAACGCTGCCGACATGGCACAGTGGCTCCCGCTTGTGGATCAACAACGGCTCCTTCGAGGAAGCGATTGCTGA
- a CDS encoding DUF3471 domain-containing protein: protein MGEPRRQHRRDGGHGWIPPRKQDRDGHPHQHEPVRRHPPVDGQRLRSAPGISPAKDYNAEYYAAEQADQARRRAAAKPPVKVEGTKPSLPLEAYAGTYTDSFMGTATVRLDGGKLFIKYDKSAIVGELEHFPLRLICRDDERCDHGEDAGDLQDRH, encoded by the coding sequence CTGGGTGAACCACGGCGGCAACATCGACGGGATGGCGGCCATGGTTGGATTCCTCCCCGAAAGCAGGATCGGGATGGTCATCCTCACCAACATGAACCAGTCCGACGTCACCCTCCCGTTGATGGCCAACGCCTTCGATCGGCTCCCGGGATATCCCCAGCCAAGGACTACAACGCCGAGTACTACGCGGCCGAGCAGGCCGACCAGGCTCGGCGTCGGGCCGCCGCGAAGCCTCCGGTCAAGGTCGAGGGGACCAAGCCGTCGCTTCCGCTCGAGGCATACGCCGGGACCTACACGGACAGCTTCATGGGAACGGCCACCGTACGGTTGGACGGCGGGAAGCTCTTCATCAAGTACGACAAGAGCGCGATCGTCGGTGAGCTCGAGCATTTTCCACTTCGACTCATTTGTCGCGACGATGAACGATGCGATCATGGGGAAGATGCCGGTGACCTTCAAGATCGGCACTAG
- a CDS encoding CPBP family intramembrane metalloprotease, producing the protein MRQFGAGFLVAGLAVVVQQLGHAAVADVPWRLNPAADAALLIRSVRWNVNSVLYEELLFRGYLLYQAIRRLGARRGVLLAAAAFGVYHWFSYGIVGNPVMMAFIFVLTGAFGFMFALAFAKTKSIAPDRPPSRVELGLVCLFSTGPLGPGLLVPGNGAARLEATGLTGLLLDMVLPLVLVAGVSGYLARAYPRRSTALPLDPVGRGQRELHGDDLAASADLEGHRHLPHDRIVHRRDK; encoded by the coding sequence ATGCGCCAGTTCGGGGCGGGCTTTCTCGTGGCTGGTCTCGCCGTCGTCGTGCAGCAACTCGGGCACGCTGCGGTCGCCGACGTGCCATGGCGACTGAATCCCGCGGCAGACGCCGCGTTGCTCATACGAAGCGTGCGCTGGAACGTGAACTCCGTGCTCTACGAGGAGCTGCTCTTTCGCGGGTATCTGTTGTACCAGGCCATCCGCCGGCTCGGCGCGCGCCGCGGCGTGCTGCTCGCGGCGGCGGCGTTCGGTGTCTACCACTGGTTCTCCTACGGCATTGTTGGGAATCCGGTCATGATGGCCTTCATCTTCGTCTTGACTGGCGCGTTCGGCTTCATGTTCGCGCTGGCCTTCGCCAAGACGAAGTCCATCGCGCCCGATCGGCCTCCATCTCGGGTGGAACTTGGTCTCGTATGCCTGTTCTCGACCGGACCGCTCGGCCCGGGGCTCCTCGTGCCCGGCAATGGGGCCGCGCGCTTGGAAGCGACAGGGCTTACAGGCCTCCTCCTCGACATGGTGCTGCCGCTGGTACTCGTCGCGGGGGTAAGCGGGTACCTCGCCCGCGCGTATCCTCGCCGTAGCACGGCCCTACCGCTTGATCCAGTCGGCAGAGGCCAGCGGGAACTGCATGGCGACGACCTTGCCGCTAGTGCCGATCTTGAAGGTCACCGGCATCTTCCCCATGATCGCATCGTTCATCGTCGCGACAAATGA